The Chloroflexota bacterium genome segment GACCTTGGCCAAGGCCACAGGCGCGGACAAGACGGCGATGCCAGCCGGGCGCACTGCCTTGATGGGCGGCGACAGTGGCGACGGGGAGAAGGCGAAGAAGCCCGCGCCGAAGGCCGCCAAGGTAACTGCGTAGTGTCGCGCGAGTCGCGCCGCGGCCTGGTCATGGTTTACACAGGCAACGGCAAGGGCAAGACCAGTGCGGCGCTGGGCACGGTGGTACGCGCGGTTGGGTACAACTGGCAGGTCTGCATCATCCAGTTCATCAAGGGCTCCTGGCATTACGGCGAGATGGACGGCATCAAGCGCCTGGCGCCCAATGTCGAGTTTATTCAGGCCGGACAGGGCTTTTACAAGATCGTCGACGACAAGTTGCCGCCTGAAGTGCACCGACAGGCGGCGCACGAGGGGTTGCAACTGGCTCGCGAGAAGATCCAGTCCGGCAAGTACGATCTGGTTATCCTCGACGAGATCAACAATGCGATACAAACCGAGTTGCTGACCGTTGACGAGGTGCTGGGGCTGCTGGATATCCGGCCGCCCTGGCTGCACCTGCTGCTGACCGGGCGCGGCGCGCCGGATGCGCTGATTGAGCGTGCCGACCTCGTCACCGAGATGCGCGAGATCAAGCATCCGTTCCAGCAAGGGCTGTTTGCGCAGAAAGGCATCGATTTCTAGAGCGTTGTTAGGAATGATCTGATACGGCGCTTGTGAGCGTCATTGCGAGCCCCCGCAGGGGGCGAAGCAATCTCGGTTTCTGGCATGCTGAGATTGCTTCGTCGGCTTCGCCTCCTCGCAATGACCTTTGCGTATCGGTTATTTCTGACAACCGCTCTAGTTTCCGGGCAAGCGGACTGCGAGCCGCGGAGGGCGCTGTCGACAGCCGCCATCCGCCGCTCGCATTTTTTGTGCTAGGAGAGGGATATGAGCAACGCGAACAAGACGTATGACGTGGTGATTATCGGCGGCGGGCCTGGCGGCTATGTGGCGGCTATCCGCGCCGGGCAGTTGGGCCTGCACGTGGCGCTCGTCGAGAAGGAATCGACGCTGGGCGGCGTCTGCCTCAACTGGGGCTGCATCCCGACGAAGGCGCTGCTGAAGAACGCCGAGGTGCTGGCGTACATGCAAGACGCGGCTCGTTGGGGCATCGCGTTCGACAACCTGCGGGTGGACTGGGGCGCGGCGATTTCGCGCAGCCGGCAGGTGGTCAAGCGTCTGACGACCGGCGTCGCGTCGCTCATGAAGAAGAACAAAGTCGACGTGTACAGCGACGAGGCCGAGCTCGACACGGCGACATCGATCCTGCTCAAGAAAAGCGGGCAGAAGCTATCCACGAAGAACATCATCATCGCCACCGGCTCCAGCGCCAACACGTTCGGCTTCGCGGTGGACGGCAAGCGCGTCATCACCAGTAATGAGGCGGTGGTGATCAAGGACGTGCCGAAGCGAATCCTGATCATGGGCGCGGGCGCGGTCGGCACGGAGTTCGCGTCGATCTTCCGCACCTACGGCAGCGACGTTACGCTGATCGAGATGCTCGGCCATATCCTGCCGCCGGAGGATGACGAGATCGCCGACCTGCTGGCCAAGGAGTTCACGCGCCAGGGCGTCAAGTTGTTGATGTCGACGAAGGTCGAGAGCATCACGCCGAGCGACACCGGCGTAACCGTGCAGGTCACCGCGCCGGATGGGGCGAAGACGCTCGAAGGTGACGTAATCCTGCTGGCCGCCGGGCGCTCGCCGAACAGCAAGGGGCTGGGCCTGGAGAAGGTCGGCGTCAAGGTCGAGCGCGGCTTCATTGTCAGCGATGGACAGCAGCGCACCAACGTGCCGGGTATCTACGCGATCGGCGACGTGACCAAGCCGCCGCTGCTGGCGCACAAAGCGATGCGCGAGGGCGAGATCGCGGCCGAAGTCATCGCCGGCCGCAGCCCGAAGCCGCTCGACATCAACCTGATCCCGCACCCGACGTACTGCACACCGCAGGTCGCCAGCATCGGACTGACCGAGCAGCAGGCGAAGGCGCAGGGGTTCAAGATCAAGATCGGCCGCTTCCCGTATCGCGCCATCGGCAAGGCGCTGGCAATCAACGAATACGAGGGCCAGGTGAAGCTGGTCATTGAGGAACAGTACGGCGAGATCCTCGGCGCCCACATTATTGGCCCGGATGCCACCGAAGGCATTCATGAGATCGGGCTGGCGAAGAGCGCGGAGCTGACGACCGCTGAGGTCAGCCAGGCGATTCACGCACACCCAACGCTGGCCGAGGCGATGGGCGAGGCGGCGCTGGCTGTCGACGGCCACGCGATCCACATCTAGCGGCTAGCAACTAGTCGCTAGCAGCTAGTTGCTAGTCAATGCCTCTGGCCGGTGTACTTGCAGCGCTGGGTGCTGCCGTAATCTGGGGCGGGATGTACGTCGTCAGCAAAGTGGTGCTCGATGTCATCCCGCCCGTAACGCTCGTCGCCATTCGCTTTGCGGTTTCATCGCTTGTGCTGCTGACGGCGATGCGCCTCTCCGGAGCGCGGCCGCCGGCTAACCGACGCGATACGTGGTTTATCGTGCTGACCGGCCTGGTCGGGTTCGGCATTTCGATTGTTCTGCAATTTGCCGGCACGAAGCTGACGACCGCGGCCAATGGCGCGCTGGTCACCAGCGCGTCGCCGGCGTTTATTGTATTGTTCGCCTGGCTGCTGGCTGGCGAGCCACTGACGCGCCGGAAAGTGGCCGGGCTGGCGCTGGCGACGGTTGGCGTCGTGGTCGTTATCAACCCGACCGGCCTTTCGGCTTCGCTGGCGGGCAACCTGATCCTGCTCGGCGCGGCGCTGACGTGGGGACTATACTCCGTGATGGTGCGGCTGGCTGTGCGAAGCAGCCCGGCACTGACCGTCTCGGCCTATGCGGGGTTGGCCGGTGCGCTGTTCACGGCGTTTCTGTCGCCGTTTGAACTGGCCGGCTCGCCGATTGGCGATTTGACGCCCGGCATCCTGCTCGGCGTGTTGTACCTGGCGGTCGTCTCGACCGCGCTGGCGATGTACCTGTGGAACAAGGCGCTGGAACTGCTCGGCGCGGGCATGACGTCGATCTTCTTTTTCGCGCAGCCGGTCGCCGGTGCGGCGCTCGGCTGGCTGCTGCTCGGTGAGCGTCTGGACGCAAACTTCTTCGCCGGCGGCGCGCTGATCTTGTTGGCGGTCGCGCTGGCGACGCTGGGTGGCACGACCGCGCCGACGGATTGAACATTCGCTCGACCGGTCATCCATGTCCTGTGCATGGCGGCTTCGCCGCCGTCCGCCGCTTTGCGGCGGGCACAGGATGAAGCGCGAAGGCAAGACGTCGGT includes the following:
- the cobO gene encoding cob(I)yrinic acid a,c-diamide adenosyltransferase is translated as MSRESRRGLVMVYTGNGKGKTSAALGTVVRAVGYNWQVCIIQFIKGSWHYGEMDGIKRLAPNVEFIQAGQGFYKIVDDKLPPEVHRQAAHEGLQLAREKIQSGKYDLVILDEINNAIQTELLTVDEVLGLLDIRPPWLHLLLTGRGAPDALIERADLVTEMREIKHPFQQGLFAQKGIDF
- the lpdA gene encoding dihydrolipoyl dehydrogenase, with the translated sequence MSNANKTYDVVIIGGGPGGYVAAIRAGQLGLHVALVEKESTLGGVCLNWGCIPTKALLKNAEVLAYMQDAARWGIAFDNLRVDWGAAISRSRQVVKRLTTGVASLMKKNKVDVYSDEAELDTATSILLKKSGQKLSTKNIIIATGSSANTFGFAVDGKRVITSNEAVVIKDVPKRILIMGAGAVGTEFASIFRTYGSDVTLIEMLGHILPPEDDEIADLLAKEFTRQGVKLLMSTKVESITPSDTGVTVQVTAPDGAKTLEGDVILLAAGRSPNSKGLGLEKVGVKVERGFIVSDGQQRTNVPGIYAIGDVTKPPLLAHKAMREGEIAAEVIAGRSPKPLDINLIPHPTYCTPQVASIGLTEQQAKAQGFKIKIGRFPYRAIGKALAINEYEGQVKLVIEEQYGEILGAHIIGPDATEGIHEIGLAKSAELTTAEVSQAIHAHPTLAEAMGEAALAVDGHAIHI
- a CDS encoding DMT family transporter, producing the protein MPLAGVLAALGAAVIWGGMYVVSKVVLDVIPPVTLVAIRFAVSSLVLLTAMRLSGARPPANRRDTWFIVLTGLVGFGISIVLQFAGTKLTTAANGALVTSASPAFIVLFAWLLAGEPLTRRKVAGLALATVGVVVVINPTGLSASLAGNLILLGAALTWGLYSVMVRLAVRSSPALTVSAYAGLAGALFTAFLSPFELAGSPIGDLTPGILLGVLYLAVVSTALAMYLWNKALELLGAGMTSIFFFAQPVAGAALGWLLLGERLDANFFAGGALILLAVALATLGGTTAPTD